In the Candidatus Electrothrix sp. GW3-4 genome, one interval contains:
- a CDS encoding aldo/keto reductase: MVKKNKLLKLGLGTVQFGMKYGISNSEGQTSKQEVRRILEVARRKGIRYLDTASQYGRSEQVLGQTMPVGHQFRIITKTPHFKSKKIEQRHISQLKKSFEQSLDRLLVDSVYGLMVHNAEDLLVPGGENLYQAIIDLKKDGKLRKAGVSVYTAKQIDMINSRYDIDIIQVPVNILDQRLIQSGHLSDLKKRGVEIHARSIFLQGLLLMRPDELHSYFDPIKRHIQTYQNEIHSHGFSLLSSAVQFVKSIDLIDKVLVGVDSVVHLQEISAAYNVSIQKSQQIDFLKYAVDHSDFVDPSQWKI, from the coding sequence ATGGTGAAAAAAAACAAATTATTAAAATTGGGTCTCGGTACAGTTCAGTTTGGAATGAAATATGGTATTTCCAATTCTGAAGGGCAGACATCAAAACAAGAAGTACGTCGAATCCTTGAAGTTGCCCGAAGGAAAGGGATACGTTACCTTGATACGGCTAGCCAATATGGACGCAGTGAACAGGTTTTGGGCCAAACAATGCCGGTTGGACATCAGTTCCGCATCATTACCAAAACGCCCCACTTCAAAAGTAAAAAAATTGAACAACGACATATTTCTCAACTCAAAAAATCTTTTGAACAATCCCTTGATCGACTATTAGTTGACAGCGTATACGGGCTTATGGTTCATAACGCTGAGGATCTTCTCGTGCCTGGTGGAGAAAACCTGTATCAGGCAATAATTGATTTGAAGAAAGATGGAAAATTGAGAAAAGCAGGTGTTTCCGTTTATACGGCTAAACAAATTGATATGATCAATAGCCGCTATGATATTGATATAATACAGGTGCCTGTAAATATTTTGGATCAGAGATTGATACAAAGCGGTCATTTGTCTGATTTGAAAAAAAGAGGAGTTGAAATTCATGCCCGATCAATTTTTTTGCAAGGACTACTGCTTATGCGTCCCGATGAGCTTCATTCTTACTTCGATCCCATAAAACGACATATTCAAACATACCAGAATGAGATTCATTCTCATGGGTTTAGTTTGCTGTCAAGTGCAGTTCAATTTGTTAAATCTATTGATTTGATTGATAAAGTATTGGTTGGGGTTGACAGTGTCGTTCATCTGCAAGAAATTAGTGCTGCTTATAATGTATCTATTCAAAAGTCTCAACAAATTGATTTTTTAAAGTATGCTGTAGATCATTCTGATTTTGTGGATCCATCACAGTGGAAAATATGA
- the pseC gene encoding UDP-4-amino-4,6-dideoxy-N-acetyl-beta-L-altrosamine transaminase, protein MIPYGRQHITQADIDAVIDVLQSDFLTQGPKVPAFERAARDKVGSNHAVAVNSGTSALHVACLALGLGPGDILWTSPITFVASANCALYCGAEVDFVDIDPYTYTLCPKALEEKLEQAKKENRLPKIVIPVHLCGQPCNMQAIFDLSQKYGFKIIEDACHALGGEYKGAPIGNCRYSDITVFSFHPVKIITTGEGGMNTTNDADMASRMALLCSHGITREPEIMTHSPDGPWYYQQIDLGFNYRMTDIQAALGLSQLEKLDMFIDRRREIAQRYEPLLTGLPIIIPWQNPDGLSAWHLYVIRLQLNKIKLSQKQIYEKLREKGIGVNLHYIPVHTQPWYQRLGFKIGQFPKAEQYYREAITLPLFPAMKNDQQDIVVQILHDTIGN, encoded by the coding sequence ATGATCCCTTATGGCAGACAGCACATCACCCAAGCAGACATTGACGCAGTTATCGATGTTTTGCAATCTGATTTTCTCACTCAGGGTCCGAAAGTGCCAGCGTTTGAGCGAGCCGCGAGAGATAAAGTGGGGTCTAATCACGCTGTGGCAGTCAATTCTGGAACCAGTGCCCTGCATGTGGCTTGCTTGGCCTTGGGGCTGGGACCGGGGGATATCCTGTGGACCTCACCCATCACGTTTGTGGCTTCTGCCAATTGTGCCCTGTATTGCGGTGCTGAGGTTGATTTCGTGGATATCGATCCATACACGTATACCCTGTGCCCAAAAGCCCTTGAAGAAAAACTGGAACAGGCAAAAAAGGAAAATCGCCTTCCCAAAATCGTTATTCCGGTGCATCTGTGCGGACAGCCTTGCAATATGCAAGCCATCTTTGATCTATCTCAAAAATATGGATTCAAGATCATTGAAGATGCCTGCCATGCCTTAGGTGGAGAATACAAAGGGGCACCCATCGGCAATTGCCGGTACAGCGACATCACGGTATTCAGCTTTCATCCCGTGAAAATCATCACCACGGGTGAAGGGGGCATGAACACCACCAATGATGCAGATATGGCCTCACGCATGGCCCTGCTGTGCAGCCACGGCATTACCCGTGAGCCGGAGATCATGACCCATTCCCCGGACGGCCCTTGGTATTATCAGCAGATTGATTTGGGCTTCAACTATCGCATGACTGATATTCAGGCGGCTTTAGGGCTAAGCCAACTTGAAAAATTGGATATGTTTATCGATAGACGTCGTGAAATAGCTCAACGATATGAGCCACTGCTAACGGGTTTGCCGATAATCATACCTTGGCAAAACCCGGATGGTTTGTCTGCTTGGCATCTTTATGTCATTCGTCTTCAACTGAACAAGATTAAACTGAGCCAAAAACAGATTTATGAGAAATTGAGAGAAAAAGGTATCGGTGTCAACCTTCATTACATTCCAGTCCATACACAGCCTTGGTATCAAAGATTGGGATTTAAAATTGGTCAATTCCCCAAAGCCGAACAATATTACAGAGAAGCCATCACTCTGCCGCTGTTCCCTGCAATGAAAAATGATCAGCAAGACATCGTCGTCCAAATTCTCCACGACACTATAGGAAACTGA